The sequence CCGGCGAGCCGTACGGGCCAAAATATACCGGACGTCCCGGCGGGTCAGCTCCGGGTTTGCCTGCAGGATCAGGGCACAGACCCCGGCAATCGAAGGACAGGCCGCCGATGTCCCGTTCATAAAGCGCGTGTAGTTGCCATCGGGGTTGTTGCCATCAAGCGACGAATCCCCGATGATGCTGCCGTCATGGCCATAATAGGTATCGCGACCGATCTCCACGCCGGTCAGGTCCGTCGTAACAACGGCGGGGGAATCGAAACCGTACTCGCCTCCTGTCCCGGCAACAAGCACATTCGCCCCCGTGTTGGAATATGAGCTCAGCGTGCCGTCTGCATTCACCGATGAAACGGTAATGGCATACTTGCTGTTGTGCAGGCTGGAGGTATTGGCATACCCTTCATGCGCATCCCTCCGGTCATTGCCCGCGGCGAAAACATAGATGGCCCCTTTCCCGTCGCGGCCGTTCACGGCGCCATCCTGCAGCGCCGATTCAAATTCAAAGCCCCAATCCGTCAAACTTGCCGATGATACGGGTCCCCAGCTGTTCGAGAAGATATCGATATCGGAGCGGCCGAACGCATCGGTGAAGTCCGATACCCGTCCCGAAGAAAAGACGTTGAACCCCGCCAGACGTGTCATTGGAGCCACCCCGCGGACACCCCCGCCGTTGTACCCCTGGGCACCGATGATCCCGGCACAGGCCGTGCCGTGGTAACCGATATCGCTCTCCATGGGAATAGGGTCTTTCGTATGCGTACGATAGTTGTAACTGAGTGAAATATCCAGCATGTTTTTCAGATCCGGATGCCCTGACTCTATGCCGCTATCGACAACACCAACTACTACGCGGCCGCTTCCCCTGTAGGTCGGAATATTGTCTGGGATGCGCAGATCCTCGCCGGGCACCCCGCCGTAAACAGCGCCGCTGGGCTGGCCGCTATTGTGCAGATGCCATTGGTAGGCATAGAGCAGATCCCCCGCCGTGCTGCTGATGTCGAGCGGGTCCGTACCGGCCCACACCTCCGCGTAGTCGTTGACCCCGTCACCGTCCGTATCCGCTTTGCCCGCATCTGTCCCGATCAGCCCTTCGAAAGCGTCCAGAAGTCCCTCTCCGTCACTGTCTTGCAACTGCCCGGTCCGGTTCCCCTCATAGAGCGCCGAGGCATAGAGTCCCCCCGACAGCGTGCGATAGCCATCGGCATCGGCCAAAAAACTGAAATCAGCCGATGTGTTGTTCTCGACCACGGCAGGGTTGAAGCGGGTCAGTGTCGCATAGCTGACCGGGCCGCCCCGGGGGTCACCGCTGAACATCACGGCTGCGGCACCGTCGAGGATCCTCCGGATGGTCGACGGGACGTATAGATGACGTTCCGCCGCCGCAACCGCCGCGGCGGAGCTGAGGAGATTGACCGAGACATTGCCCTCTACCAGATCGCCGAACGCGGCATAGGCGTACAGCGGTCCTTCGAAATTTCTGTCGGCTCCCTGTACGACAAAACCGTCACCGTCCGGATCGATGTCATGACCGCCCCGCACTGTCACGAGCAGCATGCTGGCCTCTGCAGGAACATTCTGGACCAAAAAGGTATGCCGAACTGAGAAACGTCCCGCCTGCCTCTGGGCAAAAGGCAGCAGGCGCGCCGCCGTCGCATTGTAATCTGTACTGTCGGTCAGGCTACTATATTGATTGCTTTTTCCGCGAAACAGTACCGTCCCGTCCAGTGTCGCCACTTCAACATCGGCGTTGCAGAGCACCCCGGCAGCTGCCGTGCTTCCCGTTATCGTTTTGGAAACCGTTTCTGCCGTACCGGTTACCGGGTCGCTGCCGCCTCCGTTGCTGCTGCCGCATGCCGACAGGAGCGACAGCATTGCGATAAGACCGAAAAAATGTAGAATGGACATCTTGGGGTTTGCTGCTCTATGAAATATGTTTCTCGTTCTATGCATATTCTTCATCTTTTTATATCAAGTATACTTATTTAATTCGAGAACTTTCCGTTCCACTGGGCATGAATCATTTTAACACATTATAATCACAATAAAGGTTTATTTAAGCTTAGCCGCCATACACTGATAATAATTTCTACTAATAAAGGGTATGTCATGAAACATGTTGGATTGATCGGACTTTCCGTAGCGGCAGCGGCACTCATTATGGGTGGCTGTGGCAGTAGTAGCTCATCGAGCCTCAAGGCGCCGGCAGATATCAAAGCAGCCATCGATATCAACACCAGCACAGCACAAAATGCGATTGCACTTGTACGCAGCGGTGTGAATATATTCAGTGCGACGGAAAGTAAACTGGCTACCACCGCATTGATGACAAAGGTCAAAGAGACCAAAGCCACGCTGGCAGCCAAACTCAAAGACACGACTGAAACCGGCAGCGAAACTTCTACACAGGACTGTGACATCAGTGGTAGCACTACTCTGACCAGTAGCCATACTTACACACAGAAAGACAACGGAGGCTGGTCCTATACCGAGACGATGGCTTACAGTTTCAACCACTGTATCAACGGTACGCCGCAAAGCCGTCAATCCATCAACGGCAAAATCATGGAGAGCATGACTTATGGCTACAATGCAGACGCGAACCTTTCGGAAGAGTCCTATTCAGTCGATTACGACTACGTCGTCCTCTACGACAGCAACGAGACGGAAGCGTCTCACTCGGAGACGTGGAACGCCGTCGTTGAACGGACATGGAACGCTGACGGCGATTATGTTACTTCAGCCACAGCGCCGGGCGAAGAGCAAATGCTCAAAGCCAAAGGTTATCTCAAAATGGTCGACGTCAACAGTTCCGGGGAAGTTGAGTCCGGCTTTAGACAAGAGATTGATATCACTGCAGGAGATATGCGGCTCTATGACGACACCTATTGGAAAGAGTATGCCAACGGCTTCAATAGCTTCTACGAAACATCCGGCGGC is a genomic window of Sulfurimonas sp. HSL1-2 containing:
- a CDS encoding S8 family serine peptidase, producing the protein MSILHFFGLIAMLSLLSACGSSNGGGSDPVTGTAETVSKTITGSTAAAGVLCNADVEVATLDGTVLFRGKSNQYSSLTDSTDYNATAARLLPFAQRQAGRFSVRHTFLVQNVPAEASMLLVTVRGGHDIDPDGDGFVVQGADRNFEGPLYAYAAFGDLVEGNVSVNLLSSAAAVAAAERHLYVPSTIRRILDGAAAVMFSGDPRGGPVSYATLTRFNPAVVENNTSADFSFLADADGYRTLSGGLYASALYEGNRTGQLQDSDGEGLLDAFEGLIGTDAGKADTDGDGVNDYAEVWAGTDPLDISSTAGDLLYAYQWHLHNSGQPSGAVYGGVPGEDLRIPDNIPTYRGSGRVVVGVVDSGIESGHPDLKNMLDISLSYNYRTHTKDPIPMESDIGYHGTACAGIIGAQGYNGGGVRGVAPMTRLAGFNVFSSGRVSDFTDAFGRSDIDIFSNSWGPVSSASLTDWGFEFESALQDGAVNGRDGKGAIYVFAAGNDRRDAHEGYANTSSLHNSKYAITVSSVNADGTLSSYSNTGANVLVAGTGGEYGFDSPAVVTTDLTGVEIGRDTYYGHDGSIIGDSSLDGNNPDGNYTRFMNGTSAACPSIAGVCALILQANPELTRRDVRYILARTARRNDVADGNWSSNGAGLHINAKYGFGIADAAAAVTMAQGFPGLGDERVTSQYTDTARVDIPDGDANGTERSIEIPEAITAEHVDVWVTVDHSHIDDLRIVLISPAGTESVLAVGGENYIYPLESYTDWRFSTVRCLDENSQGSWRLKVMDVVPGRSGSLENWRIQVSGH